Proteins from a single region of Eremothecium gossypii ATCC 10895 chromosome VI, complete sequence:
- the ASI1 gene encoding putative ubiquitin-protein ligase ASI1 (Syntenic homolog of Saccharomyces cerevisiae YMR119W (ASI1) and Non-syntenic homolog of Saccharomyces cerevisiae YNL008C (ASI3)), with product MNSSVLERLDYLNQSSHFLVSDSTPLASLVNTPYRIYKAFYDAVVTQYLASLNNPETLPFNSETFMSSVGYFFSSYAVGCFFIAVILSRLSAMAGLRSNTVRTSIPNWSRVTLHAVAIAALVYGLCGVAIQYQVGWLRRWPTLEVGAFLSRTYVVFTLSHCIETFLSITTNGKPLEESDYTIFELSAQFYGMTKGGATAHEYGPDCIMALSGRLIIHLVELFRKRRWRLACSTLLNTGFISYLLLEVRSNGLGSLSLFTKCKHFPKFFSVFIIGISMACYLLACLVRLNPTRDEGTSAVEDLQFHSFVSNWFKNLNLTGEEEFSITVMRLAVLLCNPSQNKEHGLHRELPHLKAAASLHKSYMISGYMNKLSKIPEAVTGSRADPAPKPRSVAIRRVLWLGSMLKGIFSRIRGSLAPPKAATPVRNTHQKSANFNDYINENNYTHFMTMENDETFSPLLPEEDGSADYESDSPDENDDVCDSDLDLEEPQDILQEVVSPQAMLELAHSSPQDLTWYLSMWTILNCESAPGKRLTRSQYAHINENGILKEVLLQRNMETCTSPSKLQDEDADMSCVVCKTNLRNIVLWPCRCFALCEECRVSLGLRGFKACVCCRADVHGYSRLNAV from the coding sequence ATGAACTCTAGCGTGTTGGAAAGGCTAGACTATCTCAACCAGTCATCGCACTTCCTGGTTAGCGATAGCACACCGCTGGCGTCTCTGGTGAATACCCCCTACAGAATTTACAAGGCCTTCTATGATGCGGTGGTTACGCAGTACCTTGCGTCACTCAACAACCCGGAGACCCTGCCATTCAACAGCGAGACTTTCATGAGCTCGGTGGGGTacttcttcagcagctACGCGGTGGGGTGCTTCTTCATCGCGGTGATTCTGAGTCGGCTGTCGGCAATGGCGGGTCTGCGGTCGAACACGGTGCGGACGAGCATTCCGAACTGGTCGCGCGTAACGCTGCACGCGGTGGCGATTGCAGCGCTCGTGTACGGGTTGTGCGGGGTGGCGATACAGTACCAGGTGGGGTGGCTCCGGCGCTGGCCGACGCTGGAGGTGGGGGCGTTCTTGTCACGGACGTACGTTGTGTTCACGCTTTCGCACTGCATCGAGACTTTTCTGTCGATCACGACCAATGGGAAGCCTCTAGAGGAATCTGACTACACGATCTTCGAGCTCTCTGCGCAGTTCTATGGGATGACTAAGGGGGGTGCGACCGCGCACGAGTATGGCCCGGACTGCATCATGGCTCTCAGCGGGCGGCTCATCATTCACCTGGTCGAGCTCTTTCGGAAACGCCGTTGGCGCTTGGCGTGCTCTACGCTTCTCAATACAGGGTTCATCAGCTATCTGCTGCTCGAGGTGCGCAGCAACGGACTTGGGTCCTTGTCGCTATTTACCAAGTGCAAACACTTCCCCAAGTTCTTTTCTGTATTCATCATTGGGATCTCCATGGCCTGCTATCTTTTGGCCTGCCTGGTGCGTTTAAACCCCACGCGCGACGAGGGCACGTCTGCTGTTGAGGATCTCCAGTTCCACTCCTTCGTCAGCAACTGGTTCAAGAACTTGAACCTTACTGGGGAAGAGGAGTTCAGTATCACGGTTATGCGGCTTGCCGTCCTGCTCTGCAACCCATCACAGAACAAGGAACATGGCCTACACCGCGAGCTTCCGCACTTGAAGGCGGCGGCCTCATTGCACAAGAGCTATATGATCAGTGGTTATATGAACAAACTATCCAAGATACCAGAAGCAGTGACGGGGTCCAGGGCCGATCCGGCGCCAAAGCCTCGTTCAGTTGCTATCAGAAGGGTGCTCTGGCTTGGCTCTATGCTTAAAGGCATCTTTAGCCGCATCCGCGGCTCCCTCGCCCCGCCGAAGGCGGCCACTCCCGTGCGAAACACTCACCAGAAGAGCGCAAACTTTAACGACTATATTAACGAAAACAACTACACCCATTTTATGACAATGGAGAACGACGAAACGTTTTCTCCTCTGCTACCGGAGGAGGATGGCTCTGCAGATTACGAGTCCGACAGCCCTGACGAAAATGACGACGTCTGCGATTCTGATCTTGATCTAGAAGAGCCGCAGGACATCCTGCAAGAAGTTGTCTCGCCCCAGGCTATGCTGGAACTTGCGCATTCTTCGCCCCAGGATCTCACATGGTATCTTTCCATGTGGACCATACTCAATTGCGAGTCTGCGCCAGGGAAGCGCCTCACTAGATCTCAGTACGCGCATATCAATGAAAATGGAATCCTCAAAGAGGTGCTGCTACAGCGCAATATGGAAACCTGCACGTCCCCGAGCAAGCTTCAAGATGAAGACGCAGATATGTCCTGCGTAGTTTGCAAAACTAATCTACGCAATATAGTTCTGTGGCCCTGTCGCTGTTTTGCACTCTGCGAAGAGTGCCGTGTGTCCCTAGGATTGCGTGGTTTCAAGGCCTGCGTCTGCTGTCGTGCTGACGTGCATGGCTACAGTAGACTAAACGCTGTTTAG
- a CDS encoding AFR213Cp (Syntenic homolog of Saccharomyces cerevisiae YMR120C (ADE17) and YLR028C (ADE16)), with translation MVYSKTAILSVYDKTGLLDLAKGLAENNVRILASGGTARMVREAGFPVEDVSSITNAPEMLGGRVKTLHPAVHGGILARNLESDEKDLKEQGIEKVDFVVCNLYAFKETVAKVGVTVEEAVEEIDIGGVTLLRAAAKNHSRVTILSDPRDYSQFLSELSKGEIPEDMRNKLALKAFEHTADYDAAIADFFRKKYSEGKSQLTLRYGANPHQKPAQAFAALHDELPFKVLCGSPGYINLLDALNSWPLVKELSASLNLPAAASFKHVSPAGAAVGLPLSDVEKHVYFVAEIENLSPLACAYARARGADRMSSFGDWIALSNIVDVPTAQIISKEVSDGVVAPGYEPEALEILKKKKSGKYCILQIDPNYTPEPLESRQVFGVTLQQKRNDAIINKSSFKEIVSANKDLPESAIVDLTVATIALKYTQSNSVCYAKNGMVVGLGAGQQSRIHCTRLAGDKADNWWLRQHPRVLAFKWAKGVKRPERSNAIDLFVTNQVPTEEPEKSEYESKFEEVPTPLSEQEREEWLSKLNNVALSSDAFFPFPDNVYRAVKSGVKYIAAPSGSVMDKAVFAAADSFELVYVENPIRLFHH, from the coding sequence ATGGTATACAGCAAGACTGCGATTCTCTCTGTCTATGACAAGACGGGGCTGCTAGACCTAGCCAAAGGTCTAGCGGAGAACAACGTGCGTATACTCGCGTCTGGCGGGACGGCGCGGATGGTGCGCGAGGCCGGGTTTCCGGTGGAAGACGTGTCTTCGATCACCAATGCGCCTGAAATGTTAGGTGGGCGTGTGAAGACGCTGCACCCGGCTGTGCACGGTGGGATCTTGGCCCGGAACCTGGAGTCGGACGAGAAGGATCTTAAGGAGCAGGGAATTGAGAAGGTGGACTTCGTGGTATGCAACCTGTACGCTTTCAAGGAGACTGTGGCTAAGGTGGGCGTAACCGTCGAGGAGGCGGTCGAGGAGATAGACATCGGTGGTGTGACGTTGCTCCGCGCTGCAGCAAAGAACCACTCACGTGTGACAATTCTTTCAGATCCGCGCGATTACTCACAGTTCCTCAGCGAGCTGTCGAAGGGCGAGATTCCCGAGGACATGCGCAACAAGCTTGCGCTGAAGGCGTTCGAGCACACGGCTGACTACGATGCGGCCATTGCGGATTTCTTTAGGAAAAAGTACTCTGAGGGCAAGTCTCAGCTCACATTGCGCTACGGTGCGAACCCTCACCAGAAGCCTGCGCAGGCCTTTGCGGCGCTGCATGATGAGCTGCCTTTCAAGGTGCTGTGCGGCTCCCCCGGATACATCAACCTACTAGATGCATTGAACTCCTGGCCGCTGGTCAAGGAGCTGTCTGCGTCTTTGAACcttcctgcagctgcatcCTTCAAGCATGTCTCGCCTGCTGGTGCAGCTGTCGGATTACCGTTGTCTGACGTCGAGAAGCATGTTTACTTTGTTGCTGAAATCGAGAACCTATCTCCATTGGCATGCGCCTACGCTAGAGCTCGCGGTGCCGACAGAATGTCTTCGTTCGGCGACTGGATAGCGTTATCCAACATTGTTGACGTTCCTACTGCACAGATTATCTCCAAGGAGGTTTCCGACGGTGTCGTGGCCCCCGGCTACGAGCCCGAGGCTCTGGAGATCCTCAAGAAGAAAAAAAGTGGGAAGTATTGCATCTTGCAGATCGATCCAAACTACACTCCCGAACCGCTGGAGTCAAGGCAGGTGTTTGGTGTCACGTTGCAGCAGAAGCGTAATGACGCCATCATCAACAAATCTTCCTTTAAGGAGATTGTTTCAGCCAACAAGGACCTACCGGAGTCCGCCATTGTCGACCTGACTGTGGCGACTATAGCGCTGAAGTACACGCAGTCCAACTCGGTTTGCTATGCCAAAAATGGTATGGTTGTCGGCCTAGGCGCAGGTCAGCAATCCAGAATCCACTGCACCAGATTGGCTGGAGACAAGGCAGACAACTGGTGGTTGAGACAGCACCCACGCGTTCTAGCTTTCAAGTGGGCGAAGGGTGTCAAGAGACCCGAAAGGTCGAATGCGATTGACCTATTTGTAACGAATCAGGTCCCAACTGAGGAACCGGAGAAATCCGAGTACGAGTCCAAATTTGAAGAGGTACCAACACCTCTTTCCGAGCAGGAGAGAGAGGAATGGCTCTCGAAGCTAAACAACGTGGCACTCTCCTCTGATGCTTTCTTCCCCTTCCCTGACAATGTCTACAGGGCTGTGAAATCAGGTGTTAAGTACATCGCGGCGCCATCTGGCTCCGTTATGGACAAGGCTGTGTTTGCGGCCGCCGACTCCTTCGAGTTGGTTTACGTCGAAAACCCGATCCGTCTGTTCCACCACTGA
- a CDS encoding 60S ribosomal protein eL15 (Syntenic homolog of Saccharomyces cerevisiae YMR121C (RPL15B) and YLR029C (RPL15A)) produces the protein MGAYKYLEELQRKKQSDVLRFLQRIRVWEYRQKTVIHRASRPSRPDKARRLGYKAKQGFVIYRVRVRRGNRKRPVPKGATYGKPTNQGVNQLKYQRALRATAEERVGRRAANLRVLNSYWINQDSTYKYFEVILVDPSHKAIRRDARINWIANPVHKHREARGLTATGKKSRGINKGHRFHNTQAGRRKTWKRQNTLSLWRYRK, from the coding sequence ATGGGTGCATACAAGTACTTGGAAGAGTTGCAAAGAAAGAAACAATCCGACGTCTTGAGATTCTTGCAGAGAATCAGAGTCTGGGAATACAGACAGAAGACCGTCATCCACCGCGCTTCCAGACCTTCCAGACCAGACAAGGCCAGAAGACTGGGCTACAAGGCCAAGCAGGGCTTCGTCATCTACCGTGTCAGAGTGAGACGTGGTAACAGAAAGAGACCTGTGCCAAAGGGTGCCACCTACGGTAAGCCAACCAACCAGGGTGTCAACCAGCTAAAGTACCAGCGTGCTTTGCGTGCCACTGCCGAGGAGCGTGTCGGCAGACGTGCTGCCAACTTGCGTGTGTTGAACTCCTACTGGATCAACCAGGACTCCACCTACAAGTACTTCGAGGTCATCCTTGTCGACCCATCCCACAAGGCCATCAGACGCGACGCCAGAATCAACTGGATCGCCAACCCTGTGCACAAGCACCGTGAGGCCAGAGGTCTAACCGCCACCGGCAAGAAGTCCAGAGGTATCAACAAGGGCCACAGATTCCACAACACCCAGGCCGGCAGAAGAAAGACCTGGAAGAGACAGAACACTCTATCTCTGTggagatacagaaagtaa